In Salvelinus namaycush isolate Seneca chromosome 12, SaNama_1.0, whole genome shotgun sequence, the DNA window atcatctatatttatgatgagtatttctgttgaaacgatgtggctatgcaaagtcacttgatgtttttgcaactagtgaatctaacgcgtcaatgtaaactcagatttttttatataaatatgaacttaatcaaacaaaacatgcatgtattgtgtaacatgaagtcctatgagtgtcatctgatgaaaataatcaaaggttagtgattaattttatctctatttctggtttttgtggaAGCTATCTTttgctggaaaaaatggctgtgcttattgtggtgacctaacataattgtttgtagtgctttcgctgaaaagcctatttgaaatcggacactttggtgggattaacaataagattacctttaaaattatataagacacatgaatgtctgagaaattttaattatgagatttctggtttttgaatttggcgccctgcacttttttttgtttttgtcatatcgatcccgttaccaggattgcagccataagaacttaacatacatcttgaataacgttccaaccggaaaattaaattgacttcagaagagcggtggaacggatgtcctcctcatgtgaaggcacatggtgaatgcgtgatcagcccgtggaagtgattactcattcctgtctccttcggccccccttcacattagattcatcagacaaagttctgttgactgttgacatctagtggaagacgtaggaagtgaaaactcatcaataactcgctgtgatttcaatgagaGCCTGGTTGAAaattggcacccccagaaaaaatacaaacaggaagtggaacttctcaggtttttgcctgccatgtgagttctgttatactcacagacataattcaaacagttttagaaacttcagagtgttttctatccaatatgaataataatatgcatatattagcaactgggaatgAGGAGCAagccgtttaatatgggcacctctgtgcacctttcttTCAAGCTAagttaatgacatcacaaaataataaACAATGTGATAATGATTATTCTTTAGATCCCCACTGACAATTATTAACATTCCTAtcttagaaatattgttccaaagTTCACTTTTGAATGTTAGAGATTTTGGGCTGCAAAATGTCTCTGTAACAAAGCACATTCCAACAATTGGCGTGAGATGTCATAAAACCGGCCCAGTCATCGTCAGCCATTTGCCAAGCTTACCGGAGGCCTTGGATCCTTAgccaggagagtcatgacactaGGGTGGCTGGTGGAGttaatgtgtgccataaccagcctctcaaagcacttcatgattacagtaGTGAGTACTACAGGGCGGAAGTCATTGTGGCATAAAGCCTTAGAGTTCTTAGGAACAGGACtggtcatcttaaaacatgtTGAGATTACAGACTTGGACAAGAAGAGTTTGAAAATTActgtgaatatgcctgccagctgttctgcgcatgctctgagaacgcgccCTGGAATACCGTCGGGGCCTGCGTCCTTGCAGGTGTTGACCTTAGAATTAATTTGTTGACATCCTAGTGTCATGCACTACTCATTAAACATATTTACATATTTAACTTTTACTACTCCGAAACAAAAAATACCTTCAAATACCGCCATACCATCACAAATGTGAAAACAATAGTGATATGATGTTTTGGACATATGAACCATATCCCTTCCCATCTGGAGCCAAAGGTAAACACATCTGTAGACATGCAATGAATCTCACAGAGTTTAGTTTCGCTCATCTAGACTAGAGAGCCTGCATGGCTAGCATAACAAATGCATTACTGAGATTTTAACTGGATTGAAAATGAGAGTATAGGAGGAGACCAAATCAAAATATTTATTTAAGTGAGTCCCAAAACTTGAAAAGACATGAATGAAATAAATATAATGTGTGGTTACTCATAGGGTTAACATTTTAGATTTTCAGAGACATAATCAGTAGGTAGAAATAATTACAAAGGATTTCCATGTCATTAAAAGTTCTTAACTCCTTTGCTGGCTCTTTAAGTTAAGTACTTCTTCTAACAATTTGTTATCTTTTACAGGGAACCCATTGGAAAGAAGAAGTCCGGTAAGTCCACTTTAGTATTCCATTTTGGGTTATTGCATTTTAtgtttagcagacgctcttttccagagcaatttacagtagtgagtgtatacattttcatactggttccCTGTGGGAATCAATCCCACAACAACCTTGGCATtccaagcaccatgctctaccaactgagctacaggacTACATCATTGTTTGTGGTATGTAGTTTATGTAGAAAATATCATATGGATGAGCTCTGAAGTGAAATAGAAACATTAATTAGGATAAACATTTCCTACACCAGCCGTAGCATCTTAGGACAGCTCACTACATTTCTCAATTGAGATATGAGCGCCCTCTAGCTGTGATGTTGGATATGTGCTCCATTATTTTCTAAAAAGATTGCAATGTAAATATTTAGGATCATAGTAAGACTGTAGTAATTCAATGATATATTTAATCTTGAAGTTAGATATAGACCATTACTTCtaaaaagtgttttaaaaaaattgtttttccCTTTCTTTGTTAATCTAACCAACCCATCCATGTCAAGTTTCAATTTCATTTTCCTTAATTTCCCTCCATCAGGCATTGTGGAGAGAGCGACTACTTTCCTAAAGAGAGGTAGTAACAGAATCATGCTTGGCCGTGCTCTGTGTGTGGCCCCGGGTTGCTAGCCATCCGTTTGGCCCGttcctggtccctgtctgctggGCCTTTAGCTGGGACATGGCTCTGAGGTGGGACTGGGCAGTGCGGAGTAGCGAGGGGGAAggacctggtcccagatctgtatgtgCTCAGCCAACGCCTCTGTTTCAGCCAACGCAAatacaggtctgggaccaggctagggaaGGTTGTGTTAGAGAGGGCAGGGTGGGACAAGCTTGGTGCTCACTGTGATGTGTGATGTGCATGGCAGTGTGTTAGCTTTGTCAAGAGAGCATCAGATGGTGTGTGTCTGACTGTACACCCAGCCCAACTCCCTTTGCTCTAATGCTGAACTCAACCTTGTCTTGGTTGTGGGAATTAACTGTCACCTTGATAGATGTGGATGCTgtacccccaacaacaactaAAACCCTCCTCATTCTGTGTTGTTGTCTCATGGGGAATCAGACATGACAGTTTTCATAATATATAATATCTAGTAAGTTTGGAAGCAACTACTTGTACGGTTAATTTAGAGACGGGATGGTGTAAATACAAGGCTCAATTTCTGGATGGAATCCTTTTTGGGAGTGTACGGTTGTGAATTTAGAGGATATTATGAGTGCATTCCACTGTTAGCTCTGGTTATCATCCCACCAAGTGCACATCACAGAGCAGGTCCTCGTGTTGTTCTAACCTATAGCGTTGTGGTAGTGTAAGTGTCGGGTGTCTTTGTGGcggttgtctctgtctctgtggcaGCCATGTTTGTGATTGGCATAACCCTCCTTCCTGTCCTGTCCTTTCTCCCAATATCTCCCTCTCAGACCCtccttccctctgctctctggccaccattttctcctccctgtctctaaAATCACACCTGCTtcgtcctccccctccccctatgactcgctctgctctctgtggtggggtggcaggtagagaGGTCAGCGctacatgtctgtctgtgtgctctgTGCCTCTCCCTGCAGGAGACTCCAGCGCAGCTGACCCCCTGCTCCTGGACCAGTACGTGGCTGTCACTGActatgagaagcaggagagctcTGAGATCAGCCTGCACGTGGGACAGACGGTGGAGGTCATCGAGAAGAATGAGTCTGGTACGAGATCTGGGTCAGATGGAGGGAGCCTTTAGCTTAACGACtgaggttgtgtcccaaatggcactccatTGCCTACATAGTGGTgggcctatgggccctggtcaaaactagtccactataaagggaatagggtgccatttgagacacaaccTGAGTCCTGGGGGCCTTAACGTAATTTATAAAGAAATCACACTGTCTCGTAACTGTTTTTGCCCTAATCAACTGAAAGAATGTTATCATACTTGAAGGAAAGCCTCAGATACAGGCACTTTAAAGTGTACCAAGACGACTACATAATGCTATCACGATGTCTTCAGAATCTTCCAAACAGACAAGGCCAATCCAAGACCCAGAGAGAGCCTctgctgtgtgtctgactgttctgtgtttctgtgtgtgttttgctttCTGTGTGCAGGTTGGTGGTTTGTTAGTTCTGACGAGGCCCAGGGCTGGGTCCCTGCCACCTGCCTGGAGGCCCAGGATGACCCTGATGACTTCTCCCTGCCCGGTGAGGAAGGTAACCCTCTCTATCTGTCACACTGCCCTAGGCCACATTCAGAATAAAAACTAACTGTAACTACAGATCAATGCTGGCAGCCTTAGGGCACAGCTCAGTCAAAACTCAAGGTTTGCTGCCTGAGAGTCAACAGCTCAAGGCTTGCTTCCAAGTCATAATGAGACAAAACAGTATGTGTCCTGTCATTGATTAAAATGTAGAAGAAATGTGGAACTGTAAATGAACAAATCTAGGAAACAGGATGCTCAGAAACTTTTGAAATCTGTACAGTACTTGTATTGGCATTACAAAATACTCTTTCAcacggtgtgtttgtgtgtgtgggggggttgttgcAAGATAACAGTAGGAAGAGGACCCAGATAACCAAAGGGAAAATGACCTCTGACTTTCCATCTGTTCACAATGTTCTAATCACCATCACCTGTCACTGTCTGTCTATTAGAACCTAGCAAACACATAGCAGAGTATTCACTTCCTGTGTACTTACTTCCTACTTCCTGCTGCCCACTGTGCTCTGCGTCAGTGTCCCGGAGATACTGGTCACTGCTGAGGCATGTGGGCCGCCGGCGAACATTAGGGGATCTGTTCAGCACAAGCACAGGGTTTGGGCAAGGTGGAACGCACGCCTCTTTTCCCCGTAATCTTCATGTGTGTGTAGAATGTCATGTTTAGCATGCAAATCCCATGCATGACCAACCCAAGCACGGAGAGTGATGCAAGGCATGTGTGTTGTGTGGCATGGATTAGAATGGATGCTACCGCTATGTTTGTATTATTTGTTTTCTCGATGGAATGCAGTGGGAAAATCCTCCGTTTTTCTCACTTTGTTATTTCAGTGAAGTTAATATGATATATTTTAAATTGTTTGTGCCTTCTAAATACACTATCTGTTTAACAATCACTTTAATTCAGTAGACTTTAAAAAAGGGACCCGTGTAGATTAGGTATAAAAACCTAATCTATTTGAAGTAGGTGTTAGTGAAGTCCTAATCTTAGTAATGCTGTCTTGTTTGTGTGTGCTTAATGTtggtggaggatggagggatgctTTGTGTTGCATGATGTGTGTTACACATCTTCTCACTCCACAGGATAGATCCTGCCCAGGCCCTGTCTACAAGGACATACTTGCAGAGAGTTTTACCCTTGTTTAGACCAGTTACCAGTTTATGATCTTGTTACCCTGGTTTAGACCAGTTACCAGTTTATGATCTTGTTACCCTGGTTTAGACCAGTTACCAGTTTATGATCTTGTTACCCTGGTTTAGACCAGTTACCAGTTTAGGATCTTGTTACCCTGGTTTAGACCAGTTACCAGTTTATGATCTTGTTACCCTGGTTTAGACCAGTTACCAGTTTATGATCTTGGAGTGGTGTACTGAGTGGTGTACTGAGTGGTGTACTGAGTGGTGTACTGAGTTGTGTACTAGGGGCTAATGCACTACGTTCACTAGCAGATAGTGAGAGGTTAGGGTTTTAGGATTTGCTATGAAGAAAGAACACTATCAATTGTGTACCATATATAGTCAAAGAGATTAGTCCCAACTATTCGCTCTCAACATGCCATCATGTGCTGTCCCTGCCAAGTTGTTGATTCCATACGCTTGATTGATATTCTTGTGAAAGTTAGTATGCAAGATGGGATAAAATACATCACCTATTGTGATGTATTATTCGCCATTTCCAGAGGAGACGTACACAGTGATCTACCCGTACGCAGCGAGAGACCAAGACGAGATCGACCTGGAGAGTGGCATGACAGTGGAGGTCATTCAGAAGAACCTGGAGGGCTGGTGGAAGATCAGGTAGAACACAAAACCCCAGAAGCGTGTCTGTCCACCGGGGATGCAGGCTGTGTGTCCATGTGAATATCATTGAGTGTatgaatgtctgtgtgtgtcagagttggttgctgctgttgttgtgtttctTTCTATTGAAACCGTAGACGTAACCTCTCTGCTGTCGTCTACAGGTACCAGGGACAGGAGGGCTGGGCCCCGGCGTCCTACCTGAAGAAGGCCGACATCCTGAGCCAGAAGCTGGCAGTGGGCCACGCCAGCACCAACGATCTGGACGGATTCTCCAAGCAGCAGAACCAAGCCAAAGAGAGCAAAGGAGACAGCAAGGACCAGAAAGACAAGGGCTTCTCCCCCTTTGCCAAGCAGCACAGTGAGTGGGAACTAAGAACTGTAAACTACAGTAACTCGTTTAACAACTAACAACTGTAACTCAACTTAATGGGAAATCTCACACCACCcgaacatcaacatatgtgaaaatgtatGATGCTTTTTAATATCTTTGAATAATGCCTACCTGCAGGCTTTAAAGTAACATTTCAAAAATCAACATATGGTATGTGAAAATTGTGCGTTTCTATGATCTGTAGTAAAACAGGTAGAGGAAGGTAAGTGTTTCCAATGgcatcatcaaccaattagtagacaGTAGGCAAAGCCTCCTCAcaattggttaaaatcacatgaCGCACGCCAATGATGTCATTgaaaacacttatcttcctctatATTTTTTACTACAGAACAGAAACACAACATTTTGACATACCGTATGTTGATGTTGGTATATTAATATTAAGTAGGAAAATTGTGACATTTTCCTTTAAAGCCTGCAGGTAGGCATTATTCAAAGACATTATAAAGCCtcatacatgcttataacaagtaATAAAGCCTTATACATGCAGGCTTACTTAAATTGTTACCAAGACATCTCATCTGTATGAGAGATGCCTCCTCAGTCTCCTCCCTCAGAGATGTTTCTCTGCAAAGCTCTCTAACTCAATGCCAGAGTAATGTAAAACATCCTCTTTTATTTCCTAGTAAGTCATTAAGGAGCTGAATGCCTCCCACAACTACACCTCCATTAGTGAGGATCCATTACACATAGTTAGAGCCGAAGGCCCCGGTCTACAGAGCTCATCAGTCCGCATCGAACACACTGCTCGATCTCTCGCTccctggtttctctctctctctttctggaacTAATATCTTCTCCTATGAGGAGTGGATGTCAATGCAGGCAGTGTTTTGAGACTGATGGGCTGTAATGAGATGCGACTCACTGGAGTCTGATTTCCTCTGCCTTTTCCCCTACAGAACAGGGGGCGAGACAGAGACCACCACCACGCAGGGATCTCACCATCGTAAGTACCCTCCACTAACCACTTAACCACACATCCTGCGACTCCAACAACACTCGTTAACAAAGACATTTGTCTTAATGAGTTTTGCATTGATTTGATGTTTTGATCTGCCACAAGTCAAATCTGATACGGACCCACTTTTTCTTTCTTcacaccatccctccctctctccctccctctagccGAGGGGGCAGAACCTGCCCAAGCCGCCCACCCCTCCTCAGGTGGAGGAGGAATTCTACACCATTGCAGACTTCCAGACCACCATCCCAGATGGCATCAGCTTCCAGGCTGGGGTCAAAGTGGAGGTGAGACACACGTCACATCTCATCACATATTGGTAGATGGTTATTGTTTGATGGCAAACAGCCTACCATCTCCCGCCTAGAGAAACCTTTCAGATTTAATTGATACATTTTATTCAATATGCAATACATTTGTTTACCACAAAAGAGTCAAAACTCAGAGTGAAGTTCAATTGATTAATACCAAAGACGCAACAGCTGTAATGTGTGCCCCTCGAATGACAGAGCTGAATACGTAGCTACCTCTCAAGTGGCGCAGCACTCTCTAGCAAAGCTCCCCCCACTCATACAATGTTATACTTCAGCAGTTTTCCACTGTGATTGACGTAGACCCTTCACCCTGATTTTAAGACCTTTTCAGACATTTCAATAGTTTCAACATCCCTTGGCCCACTTCCTAATCTCGTCTTGTTCCATTGCCCTTGGGCCCAGTTCCTTGTCTGGCTTCCATAGCCCTTGGGCCCAGTTCCTTGTCTCGTCTGGGTTCTATAGCTCTTGGGCCCACTTTCGCTTCTTGTCCTATTGTTGCTCCAGATAACATATCGTGGTTCTCTGGTCACAGGGAGTACATCGACGCTTCTTCAAACTGACACGCTAATATTCAGCATAACACTTTTCTCTACTTTCACAATGACTTTTAAGGCAAAACATCCCAGAGACTTAAGACCTCATTCTACTTCTCCTTAATCACTCAAAAGCCAATTATTTCACAAACAATCAGAATGGAATGGGATTTGAATGATGCTTTGCAAAATGCACTGACTGAGTACAACTTCTGCTGTGTCTTGATTCCTGATTCCCTGATTGACTCACTGGTCCCCTTTTTCTGTCTAGGTGATCGAGAAGAACTCCAGTGGCTGGTGGTACATTCAGATTGAAGACAAAGAGGGCTGGGCCCCCATTACCTTCATCGACAAATACAAAAAGACCAGTTTGACCCCGCGCCCTAACTTCCTGGCACCTCTGCCCAACGAGATGGCCCAGCTGAAGCTGGAGGATGGCACTGCCAGCGGCGCGGGGCAAGAGGACAGCTGGTCCAAACCGCTGCCAGACGAGCCCACCGCGAGCAGCGATTCCGGAACCCGGCCCAAACTCAGAGACTGGAAGTCCAGCGCCAGTAAGGGGGCATCAGCCTTCTCCGGACCCCTGCCCCCCGCCCCGTCTGCCCCACCTGCTGAGGAGAAGCCAGCCTTGCCACCCCGCAGGGAGTCCATCAACAAGAGCCTGGACATTGAGATTACTGTGGAGAAACCCAGGCCAGACCTATCCAAACCCATGCCTCCAAAACCCCAAGCCCCGGGTGTCATCATGCCCCTGCTCACCCCCAAAGCTGCCCCCTTCAAGCCCGACAAGCCCCCCGAGCCCAAGAGAGAGGTCACGAACAAGCCTCTGCATCTGAAGAATGAGATGGGTCTGGAGTGTGGCCACAAGGTCTCCGCCAAAGAGGTGAAGAAGTTCAACCTGAAACCTGTGGCTAAGCAACCACCCAAGTCCAAGCTTGATCCACCGGAGGAGAAACCAGAGGTCGCCGGCCTTGCACTGTTCATGAAGCCTAAACCCATAGTCCGGCCCAAACCCGTCCCAGCTGCCAAGCCAGAGCCGCCAGCTGAGAACAAGCTGGACATCACCAACCTGAGGAGCAAGCTGAAGCCTTCAAAGCCAGTTGAACCAGGCTCTGGATCAGTAGAGCCAAGTCAGCAAAACGGCACTGCAGCCAACAACGCCCCTAGCAACGCTCTCCCCAAGATGCCGCCCCCCAACCTTCCCCCTAATAATGCTTTACCCAAGATGCCCCCTCCTAATAATGTTCTCCCCAAGATGCCGCCCCCCAACCTTCCCCCTAATAATGCTTTACCCAAGATGCCCCCTCCTAATAACGTTCTCCCCAAGATGCGTCCCAGCAGCCCCCCTATCAATGCCCTACCCAAGATGCCCCCGGCCCCCAATGCTCTCTACAATGGCAAGGCCACTGACGAGCCCAAATTCTCCCACAAGCAGCAAAACGGCCACGGACAGGTGAGCCCGGACAAATGTACTGTTTCCCCACACAAAGAACCTCCAGGTAGACCCGCCGTCCTCCCTAGGAGACCCCCTCCACCCAAAAAGACCTCTGAGCCGTCCAGCCCCACAGAAACCAAAGCTCCCCTGAAAGAGCTCCCAGACACAAAGCCTGCTCCCCCCCAGCTCAGCAGGCCCCCTCCCCCTAAACCCAAGGCCTTCGTACTACCCCCACCCAAAGACAAAGAGAAGGTGGTCCCAAAGCCCCTACTTAAGAGTGAGAAACCAGGCCCTCCGAGGGACAAGCTGCCTCCTCTAATCAAGGATCCCAGTAAAGAGGAGCTGTTCTTGGCCGTGGCGGACTTTGAGGGCGACGATCAGACGGCCAGCTTCAAGGAGGGCACCATGTTCCAGGTGATGGAGAAGAACAGCAGCGGCTGGTGGTTTTGTAAAAATCTAGGAGAAGGGCCAATGAAAGAGGGCTGGATCCCCTCCAATTACCTGACCAAGAAACCCTAAGTACCAGGTTCTGTTGGCTTTTTTAATACATAAAGATATCACTAATTGTATTTAattagctttttattttatttatagtTACCTTTTTTTAAATATGTGTTTGTTACTTTGTTACATTCCATTTGTTTAGCATTCGAGCGAGAATGAACCAGCAATGACACGTTTCTGTTGCATTTctttttaaatatttgttttacttTATATCCTCATTTCAAATTACCAGGCATCAAATCCGGGAAAAGCAAATGTCCCTTTCAAGTTCACTTTGtgccatacagtatgttactcaAGCCTATGTCATTTTATGATATGTATCACAAGCTTTCTAATAGAACTAAATATGTCCTTTCAAGCCTTCTATAATATTGTGCCTCAGTATAATATTCAAAGTGCTTTAAGCTTAAATATATGCAATTTATCTAGTTAGTGTCTCCGTTAGCATATCAAAGATGCTTCAATCTAATGAGTAGAGTCGAAACTGACAGTGCAATGCATATGGAAAATAAATCAGACCATACGATAGAGGAACCAGGGTCcgtattcacaaagtgtctcgtaggagtgctgatctaggattagttttgccttttagatcataatgaataatatTACATGAACAGGGtgtacctgatcctagatcagatcCTAGATGGCCATGTATACTCAGATACCTCAAAGAACAGCCCTCCTCCTACTATGCCTGCAACGGAGGTTACAAGGGAAGTTCTAGAGGACATTTTGTTTTTCAAGAACTAAAATAGCAACACTTCAAGAGGAGTTTTTGCCAAGTGATTCTAAGAAAGATTTATACAGTGTTcatgtgtttgtgaatgtgtttcTTTTTTCTTTAGGAACTGAATAATAATGTTGCGGTTGATTTTTTACAGATGTGCACTTTTCAGATTATTCAGACTGATTCAGACGGTTCGGACTGGTTCAGACAGTTCAGACTGATTCAGACGGTTCAGGTTTCACACTGTGGCTTAACAGACAGAGAACGTAGTGTACAAATGAATGCCATAGCCATGTTTTTAAACCTCATGAGGTCTTAACATTGGGAAATGTATGTCAGAGTTAGAGTCTAGTTCATCTCCTCTCAGGATGGACTGAATTGACTTCATTGAAATGAAATGGACCCCTTCCCTGGTGTTCACAGTACGATGGTAAAAACACAAGTaataatgactgattcaagtagaGATTACATCAGGCTGCTTCTGGTAAAAACAATATTCCATAATTATGCTGTAGGACAAGGTCTaccattactacagcccctaaaTTATGGAATTCACCTGTGATTTGTGCAATGATACAATACAAAATACTGAATCTCCAAAGCAGTGCTCAAATATAAAAGTATTATAAAGTGTGATCATTACTCATTGTTTTACATTAGTGCTTGACTGGTTTCAAGCACAGACTCAGTAAAATAATTATTGTACTTCCAGAATGAAGTAATGTCAGCTGTTGTCACTTTGTTTACTTTTCACCTCTTGCCCGGTCTGGTAATTGGGAACTAGGGTCCAGTCAGTCATACAGTAGTGGAATGAAGGGGTTTTGGGACGTTGTAGTTGGTCATGTGAAAAGGCTTATGGGTTGGTCTCCTAGGAGATGCACAGACAAGGCTAGGAGTGGCTGTAGCTCACAGGTTCATTGGAGAATCTTTGAATATGGTTGATCTGCTCTTAGCTGCTATGCtagttttttgttttttctttTTCTCTGAATCATCTTATGTTAGAGTACTATGGCCAATGTCCTTCCATGGCTGATAAATCAAAGAAATGCAATCAAGTGTATTATTTTAAGGACTTAGTGCCTGTGTCCGGTCATGACCAACATTGGTAACAGTGAAATGATCAGTGGGGTTTTCCGTCTTTTAGCCAGTGTGCATAGTGCACTTAAAGTAATGCTATTCATAATGTCAGATTTGTAATGATAATGATCAACACATGGAGTAAGGCCTGAATTAGTGGAACGTGGATTGGGTTAGAATGACAGTTGGATAAACTCATGTATTCTACAGTTTGTTTACTGAAGCATAAAGACAAAGGCAAGCAGGGATGTGAACTCCGCAATGTAACAAAACAGTATGGGATGTTAGTCTTATTGCTTTAAGTAACACTTTACCCTAAAACAGccaatttaatacatttcaaaAGGCACTTTTTCTTTCTTCTTTGAGATATGCAGCAGGACATCTTTTCCCATCAGATATCCCATCTTAGTACTGTAGGGTTTTTTATTTTCTTGTTCTTGTGTATTTTCTTTCATATTAAGTCAATAAACATTTTTCATTTTTGTATGGTGTCTTGGTTTTCCTTGGAAATGTTTTAGTATTTTCAGTAAATGGATGCAACCTAAACATTAAAGCCATAATGGTATCAAAAGGAGAATATTCTAGAACTAGAACATGCTTGAGAAGAAGCGTAGTAAACATAAGAACATTTGCCTTTATTAGACTTATGTACAACAGTGGTTCCTTCTGTTGAACAGTCACATTCACTCACATCCCTTACAAATACAGCTAAACAGGTAAACAGAGGGAAAGATGCAGTCATTACAAAAGAAGAGAAAAACATTGTTGGTGAGCGAGAGAGTAGATGTACCTGATAGTTGACCTGATTACTGGACATTAAACAGGTATAGTTGGTCTGAAAACAAGGCCCATTTTCAAAAGCAGACATACATATCAACTGCAAAAAGTTTTTCAAAATAACAATTACAAAACAGAAtgatggggggaaaaaacgatgCACTCCCTCAAAGAACCTGGTATACCCTTCTCAGTGCAAAGAAAGGTACATTTGATGGAGCAAAAATATCAGTTTAAAGCTGACAGTGCATTTAATATAAACATCGAAACACAATCAATAACCCTAATAATACACATTTAATTAAATTCTGATCTTCTACCTCTTAAGATTCCTTCAATGACGACAGTATTCCGATTTGGCTTCGTTAGTTCCCATCCAGTGTACTAGTATCGCCTTTACAGTAAAAATGTAGCACAGAAATAAACATGTCAGAGACATTTTAACTTGAAATGAGTCACAACCAGTCTTTCCTAGACCTCCAAAAACAATAATTTGTTCTTCAACCTTGAATTAAAAATGACAG includes these proteins:
- the LOC120056871 gene encoding SH3 and PX domain-containing protein 2B-like isoform X1; translated protein: MARRTVHEVTVQDVQKRRNPNKHYVYIIKVSWSDGSTEVIFRRYSKFFHLQMELLDKFPVEGGQKDPKRRIIPFLPGKILFRRSHIRDVAMKRLRPINEYCGALIQLPVYISQCEEVRVFFETRPEDLNPPKEEPIGKKKSGIVERATTFLKRGDSSAADPLLLDQYVAVTDYEKQESSEISLHVGQTVEVIEKNESGWWFVSSDEAQGWVPATCLEAQDDPDDFSLPGEEEETYTVIYPYAARDQDEIDLESGMTVEVIQKNLEGWWKIRYQGQEGWAPASYLKKADILSQKLAVGHASTNDLDGFSKQQNQAKESKGDSKDQKDKGFSPFAKQHKQGARQRPPPRRDLTIPRGQNLPKPPTPPQVEEEFYTIADFQTTIPDGISFQAGVKVEVIEKNSSGWWYIQIEDKEGWAPITFIDKYKKTSLTPRPNFLAPLPNEMAQLKLEDGTASGAGQEDSWSKPLPDEPTASSDSGTRPKLRDWKSSASKGASAFSGPLPPAPSAPPAEEKPALPPRRESINKSLDIEITVEKPRPDLSKPMPPKPQAPGVIMPLLTPKAAPFKPDKPPEPKREVTNKPLHLKNEMGLECGHKVSAKEVKKFNLKPVAKQPPKSKLDPPEEKPEVAGLALFMKPKPIVRPKPVPAAKPEPPAENKLDITNLRSKLKPSKPVEPGSGSVEPSQQNGTAANNAPSNALPKMPPPNLPPNNALPKMPPPNNVLPKMPPPNLPPNNALPKMPPPNNVLPKMRPSSPPINALPKMPPAPNALYNGKATDEPKFSHKQQNGHGQVSPDKCTVSPHKEPPGRPAVLPRRPPPPKKTSEPSSPTETKAPLKELPDTKPAPPQLSRPPPPKPKAFVLPPPKDKEKVVPKPLLKSEKPGPPRDKLPPLIKDPSKEELFLAVADFEGDDQTASFKEGTMFQVMEKNSSGWWFCKNLGEGPMKEGWIPSNYLTKKP
- the LOC120056871 gene encoding SH3 and PX domain-containing protein 2B-like isoform X2: MARRTVHEVTVQDVQKRRNPNKHYVYIIKVSWSDGSTEVIFRRYSKFFHLQMELLDKFPVEGGQKDPKRRIIPFLPGKILFRRSHIRDVAMKRLRPINEYCGALIQLPVYISQCEEVRVFFETRPEDLNPPKEEPIGKKKSGDSSAADPLLLDQYVAVTDYEKQESSEISLHVGQTVEVIEKNESGWWFVSSDEAQGWVPATCLEAQDDPDDFSLPGEEEETYTVIYPYAARDQDEIDLESGMTVEVIQKNLEGWWKIRYQGQEGWAPASYLKKADILSQKLAVGHASTNDLDGFSKQQNQAKESKGDSKDQKDKGFSPFAKQHKQGARQRPPPRRDLTIPRGQNLPKPPTPPQVEEEFYTIADFQTTIPDGISFQAGVKVEVIEKNSSGWWYIQIEDKEGWAPITFIDKYKKTSLTPRPNFLAPLPNEMAQLKLEDGTASGAGQEDSWSKPLPDEPTASSDSGTRPKLRDWKSSASKGASAFSGPLPPAPSAPPAEEKPALPPRRESINKSLDIEITVEKPRPDLSKPMPPKPQAPGVIMPLLTPKAAPFKPDKPPEPKREVTNKPLHLKNEMGLECGHKVSAKEVKKFNLKPVAKQPPKSKLDPPEEKPEVAGLALFMKPKPIVRPKPVPAAKPEPPAENKLDITNLRSKLKPSKPVEPGSGSVEPSQQNGTAANNAPSNALPKMPPPNLPPNNALPKMPPPNNVLPKMPPPNLPPNNALPKMPPPNNVLPKMRPSSPPINALPKMPPAPNALYNGKATDEPKFSHKQQNGHGQVSPDKCTVSPHKEPPGRPAVLPRRPPPPKKTSEPSSPTETKAPLKELPDTKPAPPQLSRPPPPKPKAFVLPPPKDKEKVVPKPLLKSEKPGPPRDKLPPLIKDPSKEELFLAVADFEGDDQTASFKEGTMFQVMEKNSSGWWFCKNLGEGPMKEGWIPSNYLTKKP